One part of the Mariniblastus fucicola genome encodes these proteins:
- a CDS encoding DUF5690 family protein, whose translation MDKHSSWISKRLENSGPVTFSAYCIAAAFGTYFCMYAFRKPFTAATYEDTVWLGIGFKTILVAAQVAGYTLSKFVGIKVVSEMPARYRAVSILGLIAIAEVALLLFAITPPPWNFVWLFVNGLPLGMVFGLVLGFLEGRRMTELLSAGLCASFILSSGFVKSVGRALIQNHGIDPYWMPFVTGLVFVVPLVIFVGLLSQIPPPSATDEQLRTKRQPMNSRDRRSFARRHAFGLIGLLSIYVLLTIVRSIRDDFAVEIWRDLGVADEPDVFARSEFWVMIGVVLISGLTITIKSNRIAFLTSIGLLCAGFAVVLGAIWGHQTGRLSPMPFMVLLGFGMYVPYVAFHTTVFERMLAAFRETGTIGYLMYLADAVGYLGYVAVMVFRNTTSGQGNLLNLMTWTSVAVSCISTAIAILLAWHFWLKIPKTCAAADDLGAANELPPTNELPAANELPAANES comes from the coding sequence ATGGACAAACACTCAAGCTGGATTTCAAAACGACTTGAAAATTCAGGTCCGGTGACATTTTCAGCCTATTGCATCGCTGCGGCGTTCGGCACGTATTTTTGCATGTACGCCTTTCGCAAACCGTTCACCGCGGCCACCTACGAAGACACCGTGTGGCTGGGGATCGGATTTAAAACGATTCTTGTCGCTGCCCAGGTCGCAGGCTACACACTATCGAAATTCGTTGGCATCAAAGTTGTCTCTGAGATGCCGGCTCGTTACCGCGCGGTGTCCATTCTCGGCTTGATTGCGATTGCCGAGGTCGCGTTGCTGCTGTTTGCGATCACGCCGCCGCCGTGGAATTTTGTATGGCTGTTTGTGAACGGTTTGCCGCTGGGAATGGTGTTCGGGTTGGTGTTGGGTTTTCTCGAAGGCCGCAGGATGACCGAGTTGCTTTCAGCCGGATTGTGCGCAAGCTTCATACTTTCGTCCGGCTTCGTCAAATCAGTCGGCCGCGCGCTGATACAGAACCACGGAATCGATCCCTACTGGATGCCGTTTGTGACGGGGCTGGTTTTTGTTGTGCCGTTAGTGATTTTCGTCGGGCTGTTGTCGCAGATCCCACCTCCTTCCGCCACCGACGAGCAATTGCGAACCAAACGACAGCCGATGAACTCCCGGGACAGACGCAGTTTTGCCCGTCGGCATGCGTTTGGGTTGATCGGGTTGCTATCGATCTATGTGTTGTTGACGATCGTACGCAGCATCCGGGACGACTTTGCCGTTGAGATCTGGAGAGATCTTGGCGTCGCAGACGAACCTGACGTTTTCGCCAGATCCGAATTCTGGGTGATGATCGGTGTGGTACTGATCAGCGGATTGACGATCACGATCAAGTCCAATCGTATCGCGTTTCTCACGTCGATCGGTTTGCTGTGTGCGGGGTTTGCCGTGGTGCTGGGAGCCATTTGGGGTCACCAAACAGGTCGTCTCTCACCAATGCCTTTCATGGTTTTATTGGGGTTTGGGATGTACGTTCCGTACGTTGCATTTCACACCACCGTTTTTGAGAGGATGCTGGCTGCATTTCGCGAAACCGGCACGATCGGCTATTTGATGTATCTCGCCGACGCGGTTGGTTATTTGGGCTACGTCGCGGTAATGGTGTTCCGAAACACGACGTCCGGCCAGGGCAATTTGTTGAACTTGATGACTTGGACTTCGGTTGCGGTGTCATGCATTTCAACTGCGATTGCGATCCTGTTGGCGTGGCACTTTTGGCTCAAGATTCCAAAGACCTGCGCTGCAGCGGATGACTTGGGAGCCGCAAATGAGCTACCGCCTACCAATGAGCTGCCAGCCGCAAATGAGCTACCAGCTGCGAACGAAAGTTAA
- a CDS encoding sigma-54-dependent transcriptional regulator: MPDQSPGDLCLLVVDDEPAIAALFKHVFADSEISVLSAGTASAALELIQSAKPDAVMLDVVLPDADGLQLFETVKQIDPQLPVVIMTGGQDGQTAISAMQQGAMDYLVKPLDVRSLNKVVRHAMEVRRLMVEPVSIERADSNRTGSSMIGCSPAMQEVFKAIGRVAAQNISVLIRGESGTGKELVARAIFQNGLRKEKPFIAINCAAIPEALLESELFGHEKGAFTGADRKRIGKIEQCEGGTLFLDEIGDMEAPLQSKLLRVLQEKQFERVGGSETISADVRILAATHQGIEKMCESGKFREDLYYRLNGYTISLPPLRERDGDIELLIEFFRQTANEELGKEIGRIAPEAISTLKKYSWPGNVRQLQSVIHQAIVQSSGSVLLPDFLPPLIERESSQPVLPTAAVDTTDAEPASHSTEPVAETQSVSELIARHCSHHSATLYDDVIEEVERELIATVLNKCGGNLTEAARQLGITRTTVRSKVNKLGIGIRKVVE, from the coding sequence GTGCCAGACCAAAGCCCGGGCGATTTGTGTTTGCTTGTCGTTGACGACGAGCCCGCGATTGCTGCCCTGTTTAAACATGTGTTCGCTGATTCCGAAATCTCGGTCCTGTCGGCTGGCACTGCCAGCGCGGCACTGGAGTTGATTCAGTCTGCGAAGCCCGATGCCGTCATGCTGGACGTAGTCTTACCGGACGCCGATGGCTTGCAGTTGTTCGAAACAGTCAAACAGATCGATCCACAGTTGCCTGTCGTCATCATGACCGGCGGCCAGGACGGACAGACCGCGATCTCGGCGATGCAACAGGGAGCGATGGACTACCTCGTCAAACCGCTTGATGTCCGGTCGCTGAACAAGGTCGTTCGGCACGCCATGGAAGTCCGTCGGTTGATGGTCGAGCCTGTGTCGATCGAACGAGCGGATTCAAATCGAACGGGATCGTCGATGATCGGATGCAGTCCGGCGATGCAGGAGGTCTTCAAGGCCATCGGACGGGTTGCGGCACAGAACATTTCCGTACTGATTCGTGGCGAAAGCGGAACGGGAAAGGAGCTTGTCGCGCGGGCGATTTTTCAGAACGGACTCCGCAAGGAGAAGCCTTTCATCGCCATCAATTGCGCCGCGATTCCTGAAGCATTGCTCGAAAGCGAACTTTTCGGACACGAGAAAGGCGCCTTCACCGGAGCCGATCGAAAACGGATTGGCAAGATCGAACAATGCGAAGGAGGCACGCTATTTCTCGACGAAATCGGCGACATGGAAGCTCCGCTCCAAAGCAAACTACTGCGAGTTTTGCAGGAGAAACAGTTCGAACGCGTCGGTGGCAGTGAGACCATTTCAGCCGACGTAAGAATTCTCGCCGCGACCCATCAAGGCATCGAAAAGATGTGCGAAAGCGGCAAGTTTCGTGAAGACCTCTACTATCGGCTCAACGGGTACACGATCAGCCTGCCTCCTCTGCGAGAGCGCGACGGCGACATTGAACTGCTGATCGAATTCTTTCGCCAAACCGCCAACGAGGAGCTTGGTAAAGAGATTGGTCGCATCGCGCCGGAAGCGATTTCGACACTGAAAAAGTACAGTTGGCCGGGCAATGTGCGGCAACTTCAAAGCGTCATCCATCAGGCAATTGTGCAGTCAAGCGGATCTGTTTTGCTGCCAGATTTTCTGCCTCCGCTGATCGAGAGAGAGTCTTCGCAGCCAGTTTTACCCACGGCAGCCGTTGACACTACCGATGCGGAACCGGCGTCGCACAGTACTGAACCCGTGGCAGAAACGCAGTCCGTTTCGGAGCTGATCGCGCGGCATTGTTCGCACCATTCAGCAACACTCTACGATGACGTGATCGAGGAAGTTGAGCGCGAGTTGATCGCGACGGTGCTGAACAAATGCGGCGGCAATCTCACGGAGGCAGCGAGGCAACTTGGGATCACACGGACGACGGTTCGAAGCAAAGTGAACAAGCTTGGCATTGGGATTCGAAAAGTCGTCGAATAA
- the mgtE gene encoding magnesium transporter, producing MTPEPENAATEKDVDEVAMLAALTDQIEASDFGAAQGLLEDMDARSRSRLLSRLPSELQQLLVTHIAPEQAADFIHEMPEVQARDILEEIDPSQAADILEELPKKEQADFVGELPKESMDAILSEMEAEDASAIRLLATYDDDEAGGIMTVKFFAVAETETVGQVIGRLRDNIEEFSDFDVQYAYVVDVENHLIGVLRLRDLLVSRDEVKIATLMIKDPLFVSTHTKLPELHQIFDAHSFFGIPVVNELNLLVGVLRRGDVEESMSEQFQDDYEKAQGLISEEIRAMPTVTRARRRLSWLSINIVLNIIAASVIAFYQDTLEQVIALAVFLPIISDMSGCSGNQAVAVSMRELSLGLVEPKEVVRVWLKEISVGLINGLALGLLIASVALLWKGNPWLGLVVGVAMMLNTIIAVSLGGTLPLVMRRLNLDPALASGPILTTVTDMCGFFLVLSGASIFLSYLV from the coding sequence ATGACTCCTGAACCAGAGAACGCAGCCACAGAAAAAGACGTAGACGAAGTCGCGATGCTTGCCGCGTTGACCGATCAGATCGAAGCCAGTGACTTTGGTGCCGCCCAGGGCTTGCTGGAAGACATGGACGCCAGGTCCCGGTCGCGGCTGCTGTCCCGATTGCCGTCAGAGCTACAGCAGTTGCTCGTCACGCACATCGCTCCGGAGCAGGCTGCTGATTTCATCCACGAGATGCCTGAAGTCCAGGCCCGGGATATTCTGGAAGAGATCGATCCGTCCCAGGCCGCGGATATTCTCGAAGAGCTGCCGAAAAAAGAGCAGGCTGACTTTGTAGGCGAGCTGCCGAAGGAGTCGATGGACGCGATTCTTTCGGAGATGGAAGCCGAAGACGCGTCAGCGATCCGGCTGTTGGCGACCTATGATGACGACGAAGCCGGCGGCATCATGACGGTCAAGTTTTTTGCCGTGGCGGAAACCGAAACCGTGGGTCAGGTGATCGGGCGTCTCCGCGACAACATCGAAGAATTTTCCGACTTTGATGTGCAGTATGCCTATGTGGTTGACGTCGAGAACCACCTGATCGGAGTCTTGCGGCTTCGTGATTTGCTGGTCTCTCGCGACGAAGTCAAAATTGCGACCTTGATGATCAAGGACCCTCTGTTCGTAAGCACGCACACCAAGCTTCCTGAACTTCACCAGATTTTTGACGCCCACAGCTTCTTCGGCATTCCGGTCGTCAACGAACTCAATCTGCTGGTGGGAGTCCTGCGACGAGGTGACGTCGAAGAGTCGATGTCGGAGCAGTTTCAGGATGACTACGAGAAAGCTCAGGGCCTGATCAGCGAAGAAATTCGCGCGATGCCGACAGTCACGCGAGCCCGCAGAAGACTGAGTTGGCTGAGCATCAACATCGTGCTGAACATTATCGCTGCGAGCGTGATTGCGTTCTACCAGGACACGCTGGAGCAAGTGATTGCGTTGGCGGTTTTCCTGCCGATCATTTCTGACATGTCGGGCTGTAGTGGCAACCAGGCGGTCGCGGTCAGCATGCGAGAACTGTCGCTGGGGCTGGTCGAGCCCAAAGAAGTCGTTCGTGTTTGGCTGAAAGAGATTAGCGTCGGATTGATCAACGGTCTGGCGCTGGGGCTGCTGATCGCCTCGGTAGCGTTGCTGTGGAAAGGAAACCCTTGGCTGGGCCTGGTGGTCGGCGTTGCCATGATGCTCAACACGATCATCGCCGTCTCACTCGGTGGTACGCTGCCTCTGGTGATGCGGCGTTTGAACCTCGACCCGGCACTCGCGTCAGGACCGATTCTGACCACAGTCACCGACATGTGTGGGTTTTTCCTGGTGCTCAGCGGCGCGTCGATATTCCTCAGCTATCTGGTGTGA
- a CDS encoding universal stress protein, which translates to MNPIFNRILAIEDAYRDSTQALEWAAKIVPANGHVKVVDVQPPLSAFWQELFRNEYEDSPAYHRKKAISEKSRGVVFPTEHVTGQILSGNPTAEIVREAITGGHDLVIKEAWAKASDVVFGSLDMRLLRYCPIPVWLAHPDRSPNACHRVLVALNPDAGENEMKLNERLLRCASSVAVGFDCRLHVVAAFQPRTSAFPILDRESLRKVEQHSRKTRKLAQEKIASLVRASRKAIDPSDIVLADGDPDEVILNSVDLIDPDLLVMGSVARNGLSGLLVGNAAERVIRQVNCSVLTVKPQDFVTPILPERIESQDYGGLRPAF; encoded by the coding sequence ATGAATCCGATCTTCAACCGAATCCTGGCCATTGAAGACGCCTATCGCGATTCCACACAAGCCCTCGAGTGGGCGGCCAAAATCGTTCCGGCCAACGGGCACGTAAAAGTTGTCGACGTTCAGCCGCCACTTTCTGCTTTTTGGCAGGAGCTGTTCCGAAACGAATACGAGGACTCGCCGGCTTACCATCGCAAGAAAGCGATCAGCGAGAAAAGCCGAGGCGTCGTGTTTCCAACAGAGCACGTGACCGGGCAAATCCTGAGTGGCAATCCGACCGCGGAGATTGTTCGCGAGGCCATCACGGGAGGTCACGATCTGGTCATCAAGGAAGCGTGGGCGAAAGCCAGTGACGTCGTATTCGGCAGCCTCGACATGAGGCTGTTGCGATACTGTCCGATCCCCGTTTGGCTGGCTCATCCAGACCGCAGCCCAAACGCCTGCCATCGGGTTCTGGTGGCACTCAATCCGGACGCTGGAGAGAATGAGATGAAGCTGAACGAGCGACTGTTGCGATGCGCGTCGTCCGTCGCTGTCGGATTCGATTGCCGGCTGCACGTGGTCGCCGCGTTCCAGCCTCGCACATCCGCCTTTCCGATTCTCGACCGGGAATCGTTGCGGAAAGTCGAGCAGCATTCACGAAAGACACGAAAGCTGGCTCAGGAGAAGATCGCATCGCTCGTTCGCGCCAGCCGCAAAGCAATCGACCCGAGCGACATCGTTCTCGCAGATGGTGATCCAGACGAAGTCATCCTCAACTCGGTCGATCTGATCGATCCAGACTTGCTGGTCATGGGCAGTGTCGCCCGAAATGGTCTCTCGGGATTGCTGGTCGGCAACGCGGCCGAACGAGTGATTCGACAAGTCAACTGTTCGGTGTTAACGGTCAAGCCGCAGGACTTTGTAACTCCAATCTTGCCTGAGCGAATCGAATCGCAAGACTACGGTGGGCTTCGACCGGCATTTTGA
- a CDS encoding ATP-grasp domain-containing protein gives MKPILFLLNDRWSVKKGGTNATLMAACQRKGHDVYVTDVVHLQALNASELFAEAILLPKLQDVKSSKTLSTRLSKCKSNRLHLGSVEAVFIRTSPGKDNTRSWAHRLALEVMRLASDNGVNIVNHPQGLQKATSKLYTVCLPPEFVPRTLVCHSLNSVQAFAKELAGPMVIKPLIGSQGRDVFFIDGPESLNTRQVVDILGRTGYLIVQEFLPDASDGDIRVLTLDDSLVGAGRPIGIRRTPAAGEMRSNISLGGTAAVVELSQRQAELCKRIASLLQQDGIRFSGLDLIGEKIVEVNVFSPSGLQELENYLGADAPAEVIETLLNGIN, from the coding sequence ATGAAACCAATTCTGTTCTTACTGAATGATCGATGGTCTGTCAAAAAAGGCGGGACCAACGCAACGCTGATGGCCGCTTGTCAGAGAAAGGGCCACGACGTTTATGTGACGGATGTCGTACACCTTCAGGCCTTAAACGCGTCTGAACTGTTCGCCGAAGCTATCTTGCTACCGAAACTGCAAGACGTTAAATCTTCGAAGACCTTGTCTACCCGCTTGTCGAAATGCAAAAGCAATCGGTTGCATCTGGGTTCCGTCGAAGCGGTTTTCATTCGCACCAGCCCGGGCAAAGACAATACTCGATCGTGGGCCCACCGTTTGGCATTGGAAGTCATGAGATTGGCCAGCGACAACGGCGTCAACATCGTCAACCATCCACAGGGATTGCAGAAAGCAACCAGTAAACTGTACACGGTTTGCCTACCGCCTGAGTTTGTCCCGAGGACTCTGGTTTGCCATTCGCTCAACAGCGTTCAGGCGTTTGCCAAAGAACTTGCCGGGCCGATGGTGATCAAGCCCCTGATCGGTTCCCAGGGCCGCGACGTGTTCTTCATCGACGGTCCGGAATCGCTCAACACGCGTCAGGTCGTCGACATCCTTGGGCGAACCGGTTACTTGATCGTGCAGGAATTTTTACCCGACGCGAGCGACGGAGACATTCGCGTGTTGACGCTCGACGACTCGTTGGTTGGCGCGGGAAGACCGATTGGAATCCGACGTACGCCTGCGGCTGGCGAGATGAGAAGCAACATTTCGCTGGGTGGAACAGCAGCGGTTGTCGAGCTTTCACAGCGTCAGGCTGAACTCTGCAAACGAATCGCCAGCCTGCTTCAGCAAGACGGCATTCGGTTTTCGGGCCTGGACTTGATCGGTGAGAAGATCGTGGAAGTCAACGTTTTCAGTCCCAGCGGACTGCAGGAACTCGAAAATTACCTGGGCGCCGATGCTCCTGCCGAAGTGATCGAGACATTGCTCAACGGCATCAACTGA
- a CDS encoding succinylglutamate desuccinylase/aspartoacylase family protein produces MPNGYANVKHVTRVDKLQIESLPKGQFSKLFIEIVENGIGRPIQVPVVVARGQKDGPIFGITAALHGNELNGIPVIHQLLDKVNLKTLKGSIVCVIGANMPGLLAEKREFIDGQDLNHIMPGKPNGKLSQVYAYNLVDRVTSNFDYLVDLHTASQGRVNSLYVRADLSDPVTSRMAYLLQPQIIVDNPASDYTLRGVAAEQGIPAITVEICDPQTFQRNPIKRTLQGIRRILRHIGMVSTKQQNFVVHKPPVLCKKSYWVLAERGGMMKFMHRVTDRVSKGEPICSQVNIFGDLMREYYSPEDGIVIGHCINPLGQTGARIMHLGVLMDEAGQQKFSAISGCSLEDHSCKLSS; encoded by the coding sequence ATGCCCAACGGGTATGCAAACGTCAAACATGTCACCCGTGTCGACAAACTTCAAATTGAATCGCTGCCGAAAGGTCAGTTTTCCAAGCTGTTCATTGAGATCGTTGAGAACGGCATCGGCCGCCCCATCCAGGTTCCTGTCGTGGTTGCGCGCGGCCAGAAAGACGGTCCAATTTTCGGGATTACGGCAGCGCTCCACGGAAACGAACTCAACGGCATCCCGGTCATCCACCAATTGCTGGACAAAGTCAATTTGAAAACGCTCAAAGGATCCATCGTCTGCGTGATCGGTGCGAACATGCCCGGACTGTTGGCGGAGAAGCGTGAATTTATCGATGGCCAGGACTTGAATCACATCATGCCCGGCAAGCCAAACGGAAAACTTTCGCAGGTTTACGCCTACAACCTGGTCGACCGCGTCACCAGCAACTTTGACTACCTGGTCGACCTTCACACGGCCAGTCAGGGCCGTGTCAATTCGCTGTACGTACGTGCCGACCTGAGCGATCCAGTCACCTCGCGGATGGCTTACTTGTTGCAACCGCAAATCATCGTGGACAATCCGGCGTCGGACTATACGCTTCGCGGCGTCGCGGCAGAGCAGGGCATTCCGGCGATCACGGTTGAGATCTGCGACCCGCAGACTTTCCAACGCAATCCGATCAAACGAACACTACAAGGCATCCGGAGAATTTTGCGTCACATCGGCATGGTATCGACCAAGCAGCAAAACTTCGTTGTCCACAAACCGCCGGTCCTTTGCAAGAAATCCTACTGGGTCCTCGCGGAACGAGGCGGGATGATGAAGTTCATGCATCGCGTTACCGATCGGGTTAGCAAGGGCGAACCGATCTGCTCGCAAGTCAACATCTTTGGCGATCTGATGCGAGAGTACTATTCGCCGGAAGACGGCATTGTCATCGGGCACTGCATCAATCCACTCGGCCAAACCGGAGCCAGGATCATGCATCTGGGCGTCCTGATGGACGAAGCAGGACAGCAAAAGTTCTCTGCCATCAGCGGCTGTTCTCTTGAGGATCACTCGTGCAAATTGAGTTCGTGA
- a CDS encoding PP2C family protein-serine/threonine phosphatase encodes MSTSTKSNLWLLAHDDEPAQFEFCGGHAFAFSRTSPNKTSVNEDAAAVVELSPEHGVFVVADGMGGASSGDRAAKCIVETLIHHLESSDFAGDSARSQILDAIEEANREVLGWGIGAGSTVVVAEYLDRSIRTFHVGDATALVCSNRGTLKLSTIAHAPVAMAVEAGMIDEFEAIIHEDRHLINNCVGSTEMKIELGPVFEMASRDTLILGSDGLFDNLTTEEIIDVIRVGHFGRQANLLIQLARDRMQTPETLPSKPDDMTIIGFRQT; translated from the coding sequence ATGAGCACCTCTACCAAATCGAACCTGTGGTTGTTGGCTCACGACGACGAACCTGCCCAGTTTGAATTTTGCGGCGGGCACGCGTTCGCGTTCTCACGGACCAGCCCTAACAAAACGAGCGTAAACGAAGATGCGGCTGCGGTTGTGGAGCTGAGCCCTGAACACGGCGTCTTTGTGGTTGCCGATGGAATGGGCGGCGCGAGTTCAGGCGACCGGGCCGCAAAATGCATTGTCGAAACGCTCATTCATCACCTGGAGTCCTCGGACTTCGCTGGCGATTCGGCTCGTTCGCAGATTCTGGACGCCATCGAGGAAGCCAACCGTGAAGTGCTCGGCTGGGGAATCGGAGCCGGATCAACGGTTGTCGTGGCCGAATATCTTGACCGTAGCATTCGAACATTCCACGTCGGCGACGCGACAGCGTTGGTGTGCAGCAATCGGGGAACGCTGAAGCTTTCGACGATCGCGCATGCTCCCGTCGCGATGGCTGTCGAAGCCGGGATGATCGACGAATTCGAAGCAATCATTCATGAAGACCGACATCTGATTAACAACTGCGTCGGGTCGACGGAGATGAAAATTGAGCTGGGACCAGTGTTTGAGATGGCTTCCAGAGACACGCTCATCCTCGGTTCAGATGGACTGTTCGACAATCTGACGACAGAAGAAATCATCGATGTCATTCGCGTCGGGCACTTTGGCCGCCAGGCAAATCTGCTGATCCAATTGGCTCGGGACAGAATGCAGACTCCGGAAACACTTCCTTCGAAACCTGACGACATGACGATCATCGGGTTTCGACAAACCTGA
- a CDS encoding serine/threonine-protein kinase — MPEQKTRAFDALPRSKPNLKARQSVGKYRLQKLIGVGGFARVYAALDTIEGSQVALKIPHEHYVDDELMEAFRQEVRLLARLDHPNILTLKDASIIDDRLVIATRLGKETLQDRLMRRMSVPTALGFAEQMIAGVAHAHEAGLIHCDIKPENFIVFEGDQLRLADFGIAKVATMTISGSGTGTVGHMSTEQAMGKPSMRSDVFSLGLIIFRMLSGKWPEYPFEWPAPGTNNLRRKHVHPDLIAFIRKSISPKPRDRFSDAIRMEEQFGPLHAKALRHLKKARR, encoded by the coding sequence TTGCCTGAACAGAAAACCCGTGCGTTCGACGCTTTGCCGCGTTCGAAACCGAACTTGAAAGCCCGTCAGTCGGTGGGCAAGTATCGTCTGCAGAAGCTAATCGGCGTCGGCGGTTTCGCCAGAGTGTACGCAGCCTTGGACACGATCGAAGGATCGCAAGTCGCGCTCAAGATTCCTCACGAACACTATGTCGACGACGAACTGATGGAGGCCTTCCGGCAGGAAGTCCGCTTGCTCGCCCGGCTGGACCATCCCAACATTTTGACACTCAAAGACGCCAGCATAATCGACGACCGGTTGGTCATCGCGACGCGATTGGGCAAAGAAACACTTCAGGATCGCCTGATGCGTCGCATGTCGGTTCCCACCGCGTTGGGTTTTGCAGAACAAATGATCGCCGGTGTGGCTCATGCTCATGAAGCCGGCCTGATTCATTGCGACATCAAGCCAGAAAACTTCATCGTGTTCGAAGGCGATCAACTTCGCCTGGCGGACTTTGGGATCGCCAAAGTCGCCACGATGACGATCTCTGGATCGGGAACGGGAACGGTTGGACACATGTCGACCGAACAGGCGATGGGCAAGCCTTCGATGCGCTCGGATGTTTTTTCGCTGGGCCTGATCATTTTCAGAATGCTCTCGGGAAAGTGGCCGGAGTATCCGTTTGAGTGGCCTGCTCCTGGCACCAACAATTTACGCCGCAAACACGTTCATCCGGACTTGATTGCGTTTATTCGAAAGTCGATTTCGCCCAAACCACGCGATCGATTTTCGGATGCGATTCGAATGGAAGAACAGTTTGGGCCCTTGCATGCGAAAGCACTTCGTCATCTCAAAAAGGCCAGGCGATGA
- a CDS encoding RimK family alpha-L-glutamate ligase yields the protein MKLGILSCAPKCYSTRRLVEAADQRGHDVQVINTRKLAIDLEESSPELYYHQKQLGELDAVLPRIGASLTYYGTAVVRQFEQMDVYTTNSSAGISNSRDKLRSLQIFSRHRIGIPATAFVREKQDVLPAIERVGGAPVIIKLIEGTQGIGVLLAETEKSAEAIIELLQSQKQNVLIQKFVAESKGKDVRAFVVGDEVVGAMRRVAQGQEFRSNVHRGGLTEAIELDDHYRETAIRAAQIMGLRVAGVDMLESKTGPQVMEVNSSPGLEGIEQCTQLDIAGAVIDFIAGRVDFPEIDIRQRLTVSRGYGVTELAIPDGSTYVGKRIDEAGFEEKDINVLTLTRGSTVVPNPKKSRLLEAGDRILCFGKLELMRELVPAKTRKNRESEVQDLPGLPVAQQVIDHA from the coding sequence ATGAAACTTGGCATCCTCTCCTGCGCTCCCAAATGCTACAGCACTCGACGTTTGGTCGAAGCGGCAGACCAACGCGGACACGACGTCCAGGTCATCAACACCAGAAAACTGGCGATTGACCTCGAAGAAAGCTCGCCTGAACTCTACTACCATCAGAAACAGCTCGGCGAACTCGACGCTGTCCTGCCTCGCATCGGCGCTTCGTTGACTTACTATGGAACCGCTGTCGTTCGTCAGTTCGAGCAGATGGACGTTTACACGACGAATTCTTCGGCCGGCATCTCAAATTCTCGCGATAAGCTTCGCAGCCTGCAGATCTTTTCGCGGCACCGAATTGGAATCCCGGCGACAGCTTTCGTCCGGGAAAAACAGGATGTTTTGCCAGCGATTGAACGCGTCGGTGGGGCTCCGGTAATCATTAAACTGATCGAAGGCACGCAGGGAATCGGCGTGCTGCTGGCCGAAACCGAGAAGTCGGCGGAAGCCATTATCGAGCTGTTGCAGAGCCAGAAACAGAATGTGCTGATTCAAAAATTCGTTGCCGAAAGCAAAGGCAAAGACGTTCGTGCGTTCGTCGTTGGCGATGAAGTTGTCGGTGCGATGCGTCGCGTGGCTCAAGGCCAGGAATTTCGCAGCAACGTACATCGCGGCGGATTGACCGAAGCGATTGAGCTTGATGATCACTACCGGGAAACCGCGATCCGGGCTGCCCAAATCATGGGGCTGCGGGTTGCCGGTGTCGACATGCTGGAAAGCAAAACCGGTCCGCAGGTTATGGAAGTGAATTCGTCTCCGGGCCTTGAGGGAATCGAGCAATGTACACAGTTGGACATCGCCGGCGCGGTGATTGACTTTATCGCGGGTCGCGTCGATTTCCCCGAAATCGACATTCGCCAACGCTTGACCGTTAGCCGCGGGTACGGCGTTACCGAACTGGCGATCCCGGACGGTTCAACTTACGTTGGAAAACGGATCGACGAAGCGGGCTTTGAGGAGAAAGATATCAACGTTCTGACTCTAACCCGCGGGTCAACCGTGGTTCCGAATCCGAAGAAGAGCCGGTTGCTTGAAGCCGGCGATCGGATTCTGTGCTTTGGAAAACTGGAGCTGATGCGCGAACTGGTGCCAGCAAAAACGCGAAAGAATCGGGAATCAGAAGTCCAGGATTTGCCCGGGCTGCCCGTAGCGCAACAGGTGATCGACCACGCGTAG
- a CDS encoding ATP-dependent zinc protease family protein, protein MAKKIRNIKDLPVIGWREFIALPDLGVKRIKVKVDTGARSSSLHAYRIEEFSKGDEQWVRFKVCPDQHSNKKVVSAEAKILDSRLVKNSGGKQNRRYVIETTLRLLDEDFPIELTLANRSEMGFRMLLGRQATRRRFLVDSGGSYYNGHQKPKKKKKLTPKS, encoded by the coding sequence ATGGCTAAAAAGATACGAAACATCAAGGACTTGCCCGTCATCGGCTGGCGTGAGTTCATCGCTTTACCTGACCTTGGCGTCAAAAGGATCAAGGTCAAGGTCGACACTGGCGCTCGATCCTCTTCGCTTCATGCCTATCGAATCGAAGAGTTCTCCAAAGGAGACGAACAGTGGGTTCGATTTAAAGTTTGCCCTGACCAGCACTCGAACAAGAAAGTAGTTTCCGCGGAAGCCAAAATTCTCGATTCGCGATTGGTCAAAAATTCGGGTGGAAAGCAAAACCGGCGCTATGTGATCGAAACGACGCTCAGGCTGCTCGACGAAGACTTTCCGATAGAACTTACTTTGGCCAACCGAAGTGAAATGGGCTTCCGTATGTTGCTGGGACGGCAGGCAACCCGCAGACGGTTCCTCGTTGATTCTGGAGGTTCTTACTACAACGGACACCAGAAACCTAAAAAGAAAAAGAAGCTCACACCAAAATCCTGA